A window of Candidatus Polarisedimenticolia bacterium contains these coding sequences:
- a CDS encoding PqqD family protein — translation MNLDTMVTLPLVPSPDVVARRVAGEYLLVPVFKGAAEMDFIFTANEIGSHIFRLLDGRRDARTIARLVSLEYDVEEERAYDEVIEFLRGLVEARLARPAIATEGP, via the coding sequence ATGAACCTCGATACGATGGTCACCCTGCCGCTCGTGCCCTCCCCCGACGTCGTGGCGAGGCGCGTGGCAGGCGAGTACCTGCTGGTGCCGGTGTTCAAGGGGGCGGCGGAAATGGATTTCATCTTCACCGCCAACGAGATCGGCAGCCACATCTTCCGCCTTCTCGACGGGCGTCGCGACGCGCGCACCATCGCCCGCCTGGTCAGCTTGGAGTACGACGTGGAGGAGGAGCGCGCCTACGACGAGGTGATCGAGTTCCTACGCGGACTCGTCGAGGCGCGCCTGGCGCGCCCCGCCATAGCGACCGAGGGACCATGA
- a CDS encoding nucleotidyltransferase family protein yields the protein MHNAATSPGMRVVEGTISPAIGVLGLLASPIPQDDRLGESLRTLEPAALAALLDRIAFHRIDGLAYRAVSRLPQRNIDPWLRSALKRRAQRFTAATLSQALALAEVLEELDRSRIPVMVMRGVETVETVYGDPSLRPFEDHDLLVLPEDEPGARRALERLRFAEQSRTLFRRGGVILDLHTDPLGARRRPTRRAAFPVSVPDLFARASRGRVAGAPALLLQPEDSLLLLAIHLIKHSFDRLVRIADLSHFVFHKRGLLDWSVLGRRSESCGASKLLGWALQSAGILGVGVRAIDRPATEADGALERHLMARAMALRPLPWSGEILMMLATRGLGTRLRFLVDAFWPAGEVKPRGWRRAKALPRRVFDLAVSGTRQAAARRRAR from the coding sequence GTGCATAACGCGGCGACCTCACCAGGCATGCGAGTCGTGGAAGGGACGATCTCCCCCGCAATCGGCGTGCTCGGTCTGCTGGCGTCCCCCATCCCCCAGGATGACCGGCTCGGCGAATCGCTACGGACACTCGAGCCGGCCGCCCTGGCCGCCCTGCTCGATCGAATCGCCTTCCACCGGATCGACGGCCTGGCCTACCGGGCGGTTTCCCGCTTGCCGCAGCGGAACATCGATCCGTGGCTGCGCTCGGCGCTCAAGAGGCGCGCACAGCGGTTCACGGCCGCGACCCTCTCCCAGGCGCTGGCTCTGGCGGAGGTCCTCGAAGAGCTCGATCGCAGCCGCATCCCGGTCATGGTGATGCGCGGCGTCGAGACGGTGGAGACGGTCTACGGCGACCCGTCGCTCCGACCTTTCGAGGATCATGATCTGCTGGTCCTGCCGGAGGACGAGCCCGGGGCGCGCCGTGCCCTCGAAAGGCTCCGGTTCGCGGAGCAGTCCCGCACTCTGTTCCGCCGCGGCGGAGTGATTCTCGACCTGCACACGGACCCGCTCGGCGCCCGCCGTCGGCCCACGCGCCGGGCGGCCTTTCCCGTCTCGGTGCCGGACCTCTTCGCGCGGGCTTCGCGCGGCCGGGTCGCGGGGGCGCCCGCGCTCCTTCTCCAGCCGGAGGACAGCCTGCTCCTCCTGGCTATCCACCTGATCAAGCACTCCTTCGACCGCCTCGTCCGGATCGCCGACCTGTCCCACTTCGTGTTCCACAAACGCGGCCTGCTCGACTGGAGCGTCCTGGGACGGCGCTCCGAGTCCTGCGGGGCCTCGAAGCTCCTCGGCTGGGCCCTGCAGTCCGCGGGCATCCTGGGTGTCGGCGTGCGCGCCATCGACCGACCGGCGACGGAGGCGGATGGAGCCCTCGAGCGCCACCTGATGGCCCGCGCCATGGCGCTGCGCCCGCTCCCCTGGTCAGGCGAGATTCTCATGATGCTCGCGACGCGCGGTCTGGGGACCCGGCTGCGCTTTCTGGTCGACGCCTTCTGGCCCGCGGGAGAGGTGAAACCGCGCGGCTGGAGACGCGCCAAGGCGCTGCCGCGCAGGGTCTTCGATCTTGCCGTGAGCGGGACCCGCCAGGCCGCCGCGAGAAGGAGGGCGCGATGA
- a CDS encoding response regulator, with translation MNQILVVDDEAAIRDVLIEFLSDHGYAATGAENGREALMMVRTLRPQIILLDIAMPGMNGIETLKKLRQEIPQAAVIMISGHADNDMALQALDLGAYDFIQKPLDFRYLERTLLAKIVTLEPEAGESAARETDGEGGRRTGHRSR, from the coding sequence ATGAACCAGATCCTGGTGGTGGACGACGAGGCGGCAATCCGCGATGTCCTGATCGAGTTTCTCTCCGACCACGGGTATGCGGCGACCGGCGCCGAGAACGGTCGCGAGGCGCTCATGATGGTCCGGACGCTCAGGCCCCAGATCATCCTCCTCGACATCGCCATGCCCGGCATGAACGGGATCGAGACCCTGAAGAAGCTGCGCCAGGAGATCCCCCAGGCGGCGGTCATCATGATCAGCGGCCACGCCGACAACGACATGGCCCTGCAGGCCCTGGATCTCGGAGCCTACGATTTCATCCAGAAGCCCCTCGATTTCCGCTACCTGGAGCGGACGCTGCTCGCGAAGATCGTGACACTCGAACCGGAGGCCGGCGAGTCTGCGGCCAGGGAGACGGATGGTGAAGGCGGACGACGCACCGGACACCGGTCGCGGTAA
- a CDS encoding radical SAM protein, which produces MTLPELSYAELGSRLMRAGAAERVPLSGSMEITFKCNLRCVHCYIPDYSGRNEMSTGEIKRILSEAADEGCLWMLLTGGEVLCRSDFPEIYLHAKRLGFLLTVFSNGTLVDERVADLLAEYPPFGIEFTLYGMSDETYLKTTGFPGRFTRVRRAIELLLERGVPLSLKAVAMEPLAGEIEQMAAWSESLGVRFRYDAMVHGRLDGSLAPTSVRSAPETVVGYDASDPGRLKDWKAFYEKFVKPTQPSAYLMSCGAGINSFHVTPQGTLLSCEALPLNGYDLRNGSFREGWYGPVGDIRRRPAGAANVCASCELRAMCDRCPATATLETGSPDGWIPYYCEVTHRRAALLEEEIGRPETAARYREHADRVRSGWTPEGAILPRASAIGSAAGGCASGGCAAGGCTKAATGTKTAKRLLQIERPTTPTAGSLEEVA; this is translated from the coding sequence ATGACGCTTCCCGAGCTGTCCTACGCCGAGCTGGGGTCCCGGCTGATGCGGGCCGGGGCGGCGGAGCGCGTGCCCCTGTCCGGCTCGATGGAGATCACCTTCAAGTGCAACCTGCGCTGCGTCCATTGCTACATCCCGGACTACTCCGGGCGCAACGAGATGAGCACCGGTGAGATCAAGCGAATCCTGAGCGAGGCGGCGGACGAGGGCTGCCTGTGGATGCTGCTCACCGGCGGCGAGGTCCTGTGCCGCAGCGATTTCCCGGAGATCTACCTGCACGCCAAGCGGCTCGGGTTTCTCCTGACGGTGTTCAGCAACGGCACGCTCGTGGACGAGCGGGTCGCCGACCTGCTCGCGGAGTACCCGCCGTTCGGCATCGAGTTCACCCTGTACGGCATGTCGGACGAGACCTATCTCAAGACCACCGGGTTCCCGGGACGCTTCACCCGGGTGCGCCGGGCCATCGAGCTCCTGCTCGAGCGTGGGGTCCCGCTGAGCCTGAAGGCGGTGGCGATGGAGCCCCTCGCCGGCGAGATCGAGCAGATGGCCGCCTGGAGCGAGTCGCTCGGCGTGCGCTTCCGGTACGACGCGATGGTGCACGGGCGCCTGGACGGGTCCCTCGCCCCGACCAGCGTTCGATCGGCGCCCGAGACGGTCGTCGGGTACGACGCCTCCGACCCGGGTCGGCTTAAGGACTGGAAGGCCTTCTACGAGAAGTTCGTGAAGCCGACGCAGCCGTCCGCCTACCTGATGTCCTGCGGGGCGGGGATCAACAGCTTCCACGTCACCCCGCAGGGAACGCTCCTGTCGTGCGAGGCGCTCCCGCTGAACGGGTACGACCTCAGGAACGGGAGCTTCCGCGAGGGGTGGTACGGCCCGGTCGGGGACATCCGCCGCCGCCCCGCGGGAGCGGCCAACGTCTGCGCCTCGTGCGAGCTGCGGGCCATGTGCGATCGCTGCCCGGCCACCGCCACGCTCGAGACCGGCAGCCCCGACGGCTGGATCCCCTACTACTGCGAGGTCACGCACCGGCGCGCCGCCCTTCTCGAGGAGGAGATCGGCCGCCCCGAGACCGCGGCGCGATACCGCGAGCACGCCGACCGGGTGCGCTCCGGCTGGACGCCCGAGGGGGCCATCCTGCCTCGTGCCTCGGCGATCGGATCGGCCGCCGGCGGCTGCGCGTCAGGGGGCTGCGCCGCGGGCGGATGCACCAAGGCCGCCACCGGCACGAAGACGGCGAAACGACTGCTTCAGATTGAACGTCCCACGACACCAACAGCCGGCTCTCTTGAGGAGGTCGCATGA
- the leuS gene encoding leucine--tRNA ligase gives MHGEYRGQFDAIERKWQDHWRRADAFGAGPRPRGMKFYCLEMLPYPSGRLHMGHVRNYSIGDAVARFQRMRGRDVLHPMGWDSFGLPAENAAIKHGIHPARWTNENIDHMGQQLRRLGLAYDWRREIAAHRPDYYRWNQWFFLKMLERGLAYKSRRWVNWCGSCRTVLANEQVEGGRCWRCESVVGRTELDQWFLKTTAYAEELDRELDAMVGWPERVRTMQRNWIGRSEGAVVRFPIVEPATGPGEGILEVFTTRLDTIFGATFCVVAPRHPVLGRIPASSPARPRLDDFLRRIDARDVTRAGMEPEEKDGIDTGLRVRNPYNGDILPVWTANFVLMEYGTGAVMAVPAHDERDFEFATKYGLPMRTVVVPDGGGTGDVRPQAAMVADGRLVASGAFSGQDSATARSSMLRDGEAGGYARGTLHYRLLDWGISRQRYWGTPIPIIECAGCGTVPVPEADLPVLLPEDVPLTGEGGSPLARVASFVNAPCPRCGGPGRRETDTMDTFVDSAWYFYRYADPRNSKAPFDPGIIEAWFPIDLYIGGITHATMHLIYCRFFAKVLRDLGLTRLDEPVRNLLCQGMVLKGGTAMSKSKGNIVDPDEMVRRYGADTTRLFTLFAAPPEKDLEWNEKGVEGCFRFLERIWRLLEPRAPALTSASLPGDQDGADDPRKAALRRRVHRTIERVTIDIDRRLHLNTPVAALMELLNDLQDFCRDATEPDLPYIKEAGLAMALLLQPFAPHISEELWEGLGGKGSAVRQAWPAPSPRWLAEDEVEIVVQVNGRVRGRLLAPPSLSESDAVAQARADARVAPHLEGRAIRKIVFLPGRLLNLVVG, from the coding sequence ATGCACGGGGAGTACCGCGGGCAATTCGACGCCATCGAGCGCAAATGGCAGGACCACTGGCGCCGGGCGGACGCCTTCGGGGCCGGTCCCAGGCCCCGGGGAATGAAGTTCTACTGCCTGGAGATGCTCCCGTACCCGTCCGGGCGGCTGCACATGGGTCACGTGCGGAACTACTCCATTGGCGACGCCGTCGCCCGCTTCCAGAGGATGCGCGGACGGGATGTTCTTCATCCCATGGGATGGGACTCCTTCGGCCTGCCGGCCGAGAACGCCGCCATCAAGCACGGCATCCACCCGGCCCGCTGGACCAACGAAAACATCGACCACATGGGGCAGCAGCTCCGGCGTCTCGGACTGGCGTACGACTGGCGCCGCGAGATCGCCGCACACCGGCCGGACTACTACCGCTGGAACCAGTGGTTCTTCCTGAAGATGCTGGAGCGCGGCCTGGCCTACAAGAGCCGGCGCTGGGTGAACTGGTGCGGCTCCTGCCGGACCGTCCTGGCGAACGAGCAGGTGGAGGGGGGACGCTGCTGGCGCTGCGAGTCGGTGGTCGGGCGCACCGAGCTCGATCAGTGGTTCCTGAAGACCACCGCCTACGCCGAGGAGCTGGATCGGGAGCTCGACGCCATGGTCGGCTGGCCGGAGCGCGTGCGCACCATGCAGCGCAACTGGATCGGCCGGAGCGAAGGGGCGGTCGTCCGCTTTCCGATCGTCGAGCCCGCCACAGGGCCCGGAGAGGGGATCCTCGAGGTGTTCACCACGCGCCTCGACACGATCTTCGGCGCGACGTTCTGCGTCGTCGCCCCGCGCCATCCGGTCCTCGGGCGCATCCCCGCTTCAAGCCCCGCGCGTCCTAGGCTGGACGACTTCCTGCGCCGGATCGACGCCCGCGACGTGACACGCGCCGGAATGGAGCCGGAAGAGAAGGACGGGATCGACACCGGCCTGCGGGTGCGCAATCCGTACAATGGCGACATCCTGCCGGTCTGGACCGCGAATTTCGTCCTCATGGAGTACGGAACCGGGGCCGTCATGGCGGTGCCGGCGCACGACGAGCGCGACTTCGAGTTCGCGACGAAGTACGGCCTGCCCATGCGGACCGTCGTCGTTCCGGACGGCGGGGGGACGGGCGACGTCAGGCCGCAGGCCGCGATGGTGGCCGACGGGAGGCTGGTCGCCTCGGGGGCGTTCTCCGGCCAGGATTCGGCCACCGCCCGGAGTTCGATGCTCAGGGACGGCGAGGCCGGCGGCTATGCGCGCGGCACGCTGCACTACCGGCTGCTGGACTGGGGGATCTCCCGGCAGCGTTACTGGGGCACGCCGATCCCGATCATCGAGTGCGCGGGATGCGGCACAGTCCCCGTTCCCGAGGCGGACCTCCCGGTCCTGCTGCCCGAGGACGTGCCGCTGACGGGGGAAGGGGGATCGCCCCTCGCCCGCGTCGCGTCGTTCGTGAACGCCCCCTGCCCGCGCTGTGGCGGACCCGGGCGGCGCGAAACCGACACCATGGACACGTTCGTCGATTCGGCCTGGTACTTCTACCGCTATGCCGATCCGCGCAATTCGAAAGCCCCGTTCGACCCCGGGATCATCGAGGCATGGTTCCCGATCGATCTGTACATCGGGGGGATCACCCACGCCACCATGCACCTGATCTACTGCCGCTTTTTCGCGAAGGTGCTGCGTGACCTGGGCCTTACGCGCCTGGACGAGCCGGTCAGGAACCTCCTCTGCCAGGGGATGGTGCTCAAGGGGGGGACGGCGATGTCCAAGTCGAAGGGGAACATCGTCGACCCGGACGAAATGGTTCGCCGCTATGGCGCCGATACGACGCGCCTGTTCACCCTGTTCGCGGCGCCGCCCGAGAAGGACCTGGAGTGGAACGAGAAGGGGGTCGAGGGCTGTTTCCGGTTTCTGGAACGAATCTGGCGGCTGCTGGAGCCGCGCGCCCCCGCGCTCACGAGCGCGTCCCTGCCCGGAGACCAGGACGGTGCGGACGACCCACGCAAGGCCGCGCTGCGCCGCCGGGTCCATCGGACCATCGAGCGGGTCACCATCGACATCGACAGGCGCTTGCACCTCAACACACCCGTGGCCGCGCTGATGGAGCTCCTGAACGATCTTCAGGACTTCTGCCGGGACGCGACGGAGCCGGATCTGCCCTACATCAAAGAGGCCGGTCTCGCGATGGCGCTTCTCCTGCAGCCGTTCGCGCCGCACATCTCGGAGGAGCTGTGGGAAGGGCTCGGCGGCAAGGGGAGCGCCGTCCGCCAGGCGTGGCCGGCCCCCTCGCCTCGCTGGCTGGCCGAAGACGAGGTGGAGATCGTCGTGCAGGTCAACGGCCGGGTGCGCGGCCGCCTCCTGGCCCCCCCCTCCCTGTCCGAGTCCGATGCGGTGGCACAGGCTCGCGCCGATGCCCGCGTCGCCCCCCACCTGGAAGGGCGCGCGATCCGCAAGATCGTCTTCCTGCCCGGCCGGCTGCTGAACCTGGTCGTCGGCTGA